One part of the Candidatus Aquiluna sp. UB-MaderosW2red genome encodes these proteins:
- the menD gene encoding 2-succinyl-5-enolpyruvyl-6-hydroxy-3-cyclohexene-1-carboxylic-acid synthase: MTQSFSQELSASVLAELVAGGVTNFYLAPGARSQSLAIAAGQLAQAHEISLTVVLDERSMGFVALGRALATGTPSVLIVTSGTAVANLHPAVLEAHHSGVPLILLTADRPSRLRGTGANQTTNQVGIFADAVRACIDIPAPTKHHVPNVSELMRELVAASLGASHEAAIAGPVQLNLQYDEPLSGAEPTAVGVLRGIARRALPVQKRHDNVSEISVGDGCVVIAGAGAGARAQEFAEAAKLPLFAEPSSRARFGENMIVNYQDLLGTELFDRINKVIVFGKPTLSRPIMRLIKNTEVWVVKDKSHGHFNAGLNALGFSDSAVPKGEASADWLESFSQADIPATGTRAEIAKTLWDETQKDEQLLFAASELIRQADKAVTAKEIKAFSNRGLSGIDGTISTGLGLAQAGFKTRVLLGDLALLHDVGGLNLSGFKNLDLQLIIGNDNGGEIFGKLEMANLIDLDQFDLLFRTPQRVDLGALAAAYGWQYFKISKAQDLKPLLSLGGFVLIEVSL; this comes from the coding sequence GTGACCCAAAGCTTTTCTCAGGAGCTTTCAGCAAGCGTTCTAGCTGAACTGGTAGCGGGGGGAGTTACTAACTTTTACCTAGCCCCCGGGGCCAGAAGTCAGTCTCTAGCCATTGCCGCCGGACAGTTGGCTCAGGCCCATGAAATTAGCTTGACAGTGGTTTTGGACGAGCGTTCGATGGGATTTGTGGCACTTGGTAGGGCGCTCGCTACCGGCACCCCATCTGTTTTGATAGTGACAAGTGGAACCGCCGTAGCGAATCTCCACCCCGCAGTGCTTGAAGCACACCACAGCGGTGTGCCGCTGATCTTGCTAACCGCTGATCGCCCTTCGAGGCTGCGTGGCACAGGGGCAAATCAAACAACCAATCAGGTGGGGATTTTTGCCGACGCGGTGAGAGCCTGCATCGATATCCCCGCGCCAACCAAGCACCATGTTCCGAACGTGTCGGAGCTAATGCGTGAGCTAGTGGCAGCGAGCCTGGGCGCCAGCCACGAGGCCGCAATAGCGGGGCCAGTTCAACTCAATTTGCAATACGATGAGCCGCTTTCAGGAGCTGAGCCGACCGCTGTTGGTGTCCTCAGGGGGATTGCAAGAAGAGCACTCCCAGTCCAAAAGCGGCACGATAACGTCTCAGAGATATCGGTGGGTGACGGCTGCGTTGTGATTGCAGGAGCCGGGGCCGGGGCAAGGGCACAGGAGTTTGCCGAAGCTGCGAAGCTGCCTCTTTTTGCGGAACCGTCTTCGAGGGCTCGGTTCGGCGAAAACATGATTGTCAACTACCAGGACCTTTTGGGCACTGAGTTATTTGACCGCATAAATAAGGTAATTGTTTTTGGCAAGCCCACTCTTTCCAGGCCAATTATGCGACTGATCAAAAACACCGAAGTGTGGGTGGTGAAAGATAAATCCCACGGACACTTCAATGCCGGCCTCAACGCCTTGGGTTTCTCCGATTCGGCGGTGCCCAAGGGCGAAGCATCAGCCGACTGGCTGGAGTCTTTTAGCCAAGCCGACATTCCTGCAACCGGAACCAGGGCCGAGATTGCAAAGACGCTTTGGGATGAAACCCAAAAGGACGAGCAGCTGCTATTTGCCGCCTCGGAGTTGATTCGCCAAGCGGATAAGGCGGTGACTGCGAAGGAGATCAAGGCTTTTTCTAATCGAGGACTGTCCGGTATTGACGGCACGATCTCGACTGGTTTGGGCTTAGCTCAGGCGGGGTTTAAGACCCGAGTGCTTTTGGGTGATCTGGCCCTGTTGCACGATGTTGGCGGCCTGAATCTTTCGGGTTTTAAAAACCTTGATCTGCAACTTATTATCGGAAACGATAACGGCGGTGAGATATTTGGAAAACTCGAAATGGCGAATCTGATTGACCTAGATCAATTCGACTTGCTCTTTCGCACCCCGCAGCGGGTCGACCTTGGGGCGCTCGCCGCCGCCTACGGCTGGCAATACTTCAAGATTTCAAAGGCCCAAGACCTGAAGCCATTGCTTTCACTGGGTGGGTTTGTGCTGATCGAGGTTTCGCTCTAA
- a CDS encoding PLD nuclease N-terminal domain-containing protein, with protein MTRLALITLAFLVIWMVFTTVFAISAEKNEVRALPKWAWIILCVAVPFFGGLLYLMVGRPLGKDTGGPKGKGKTIAPDDDPNFLRDINRFLKKRNDDNDPK; from the coding sequence ATGACAAGACTGGCATTAATAACACTTGCATTTTTGGTGATCTGGATGGTCTTCACGACCGTGTTCGCGATTAGCGCCGAGAAGAACGAAGTAAGGGCCCTGCCCAAGTGGGCCTGGATTATTCTGTGCGTGGCTGTTCCATTCTTCGGAGGGCTCTTGTACCTGATGGTTGGAAGACCCTTGGGCAAAGATACCGGAGGCCCAAAGGGCAAGGGCAAGACCATTGCCCCGGACGATGACCCAAACTTTTTAAGAGACATCAATCGCTTTTTGAAAAAGCGCAATGACGACAATGACCCTAAGTGA
- a CDS encoding DUF4229 domain-containing protein, which produces MINPWFSYTLIRLGLFVAFFWGFVALGFNTYVAAIIAAGVSFAISLLFLDKQRNAMSQAVSKKLARNPKGSYDDAESDLENDIVDSDTKADEKDTKGDK; this is translated from the coding sequence GTGATTAACCCTTGGTTCAGCTACACCCTCATCCGACTCGGACTATTCGTCGCCTTTTTTTGGGGTTTTGTAGCCCTTGGTTTCAACACATATGTAGCAGCAATTATTGCAGCCGGGGTCTCTTTTGCGATTTCTCTTTTGTTCTTGGATAAGCAGCGAAATGCCATGAGTCAGGCGGTCTCAAAGAAGCTAGCCCGCAACCCAAAGGGTAGCTACGACGATGCCGAGAGCGATCTAGAGAATGACATCGTCGATTCAGATACTAAGGCTGACGAAAAAGATACCAAAGGCGATAAGTAG
- a CDS encoding 1,4-dihydroxy-2-naphthoate polyprenyltransferase yields the protein MSQIKIWITGARVRTLPLAIAPVLLGSATASTVDRFDLGLTILALVVALALQIGVNYANDYSDGIRGTDDNRVGPKRITASKSARPVAVRNAAFIFFGIAALAGLAIIIISGQYFLVFIGLLAILAAWYYTGGKSPYGYAGLGEVVVFVFFGLVATIGTNFVQTGFIDPLAVMLGVASGLYATAVLLVNNIRDIETDKKSGKVTLAVRLGEKTSKRIFVAMIWFPVLVNLLLISFYPATIFALFNQALVIPATFILLTAKTPKELITVLKLTSFAGFGYGLLIAFGIFFVSLSI from the coding sequence ATGTCACAGATAAAGATTTGGATCACCGGCGCCCGAGTGCGCACCTTGCCGCTAGCCATTGCCCCGGTATTGCTGGGTAGCGCCACCGCCTCCACAGTGGATCGGTTTGATTTGGGCTTGACAATTTTGGCTCTGGTGGTTGCCCTAGCTCTGCAGATTGGCGTGAACTACGCGAATGATTACTCAGATGGCATTCGTGGAACCGACGATAATCGAGTCGGACCCAAGCGCATCACGGCTTCAAAGAGTGCAAGGCCGGTTGCTGTGCGAAATGCGGCGTTCATCTTCTTTGGAATTGCGGCACTCGCGGGTCTGGCAATAATCATTATTTCGGGGCAGTACTTCTTGGTTTTCATCGGGCTATTAGCAATTCTGGCGGCCTGGTATTACACCGGGGGCAAGTCCCCCTACGGCTATGCCGGGCTGGGCGAAGTAGTGGTTTTTGTGTTCTTTGGTTTGGTTGCAACCATCGGAACTAATTTTGTTCAAACCGGATTTATTGACCCGCTGGCAGTCATGCTCGGAGTCGCATCCGGTCTTTATGCCACGGCAGTTTTGCTGGTAAATAACATTCGCGATATCGAAACCGATAAAAAATCTGGCAAGGTGACTCTTGCCGTCAGGCTGGGTGAAAAGACTTCTAAGCGTATTTTCGTGGCCATGATTTGGTTTCCGGTTTTGGTGAACCTGCTTTTAATTAGCTTCTACCCGGCGACGATTTTTGCACTTTTCAATCAGGCGCTGGTGATTCCGGCAACTTTCATTCTGCTAACTGCGAAAACTCCAAAAGAGCTGATAACCGTTTTGAAGCTCACTAGCTTTGCCGGTTTTGGTTATGGACTACTTATCGCCTTTGGTATCTTTTTCGTCAGCCTTAGTATCTGA
- a CDS encoding AMP-binding protein: protein MKPLRLVAANDTFAALNLMIDVLADKCAVFITAPETNGVMPELQGLPDQVEDGAALIVESSGSTGVPKRIELSKKALLASANASAERLGGHGQWLLALPINFVAGSNILIRSIIAETQPVMMNTRVPFTSEAFILHAGQLNHERRYSSLVPVQLSKLLTHAKLDEYALRTLRGFSALLVGGQAPNLKEVAEFKELGVNVVVSYGMAETAGGCVYDQLPLQGVEISIEKGLIAVAGDMLANNLGDKFLTSDLGSFEAGRLEVLGRADRVIISGGLKVSLDSIEQRLLAEPGVTEISAEPLNTLWGQSVGIVYVGFKELDLSFLETEFSKAAKPSKVVRLESLPRLISGKPDHLAIQSLLAN from the coding sequence ATGAAGCCGTTGCGTCTTGTGGCAGCGAACGATACGTTCGCTGCGCTGAATCTGATGATTGATGTTTTGGCTGATAAGTGTGCAGTTTTTATAACGGCTCCTGAGACCAATGGTGTGATGCCAGAGCTTCAGGGCTTGCCAGATCAGGTTGAAGATGGCGCCGCGTTGATTGTTGAAAGCTCGGGATCAACCGGTGTCCCAAAGCGAATCGAACTTTCGAAAAAGGCCCTGCTGGCGAGCGCCAACGCATCGGCAGAGCGACTTGGAGGTCACGGTCAGTGGCTTCTGGCGTTGCCAATCAATTTTGTGGCCGGAAGCAACATCCTGATTCGCTCGATTATTGCCGAGACCCAGCCCGTCATGATGAACACAAGGGTGCCCTTCACCTCCGAGGCTTTTATCCTTCATGCTGGACAGCTAAATCATGAGCGTAGATACAGCTCACTGGTGCCAGTTCAGCTCTCCAAACTTCTTACCCACGCCAAGTTGGATGAGTATGCGTTGAGGACGCTCAGAGGCTTTAGCGCGCTTCTGGTGGGGGGTCAGGCGCCGAACCTCAAAGAGGTTGCGGAATTCAAGGAGCTGGGTGTGAACGTGGTTGTGAGTTACGGGATGGCCGAGACTGCCGGGGGCTGCGTTTACGATCAGCTGCCACTACAGGGCGTAGAGATCTCTATTGAAAAGGGCCTGATAGCAGTCGCGGGTGACATGCTGGCGAATAACCTTGGGGATAAGTTCCTGACGAGTGATTTGGGGAGTTTCGAAGCTGGTCGACTTGAGGTTTTGGGGCGAGCGGATCGGGTAATTATTTCTGGTGGGCTGAAGGTCTCGCTTGATTCAATCGAACAGCGCTTATTAGCCGAACCCGGAGTCACTGAAATATCCGCCGAGCCCTTAAACACCTTATGGGGGCAGTCGGTTGGCATTGTTTATGTGGGGTTCAAAGAATTAGATTTATCTTTTTTGGAGACCGAATTCTCCAAGGCCGCTAAGCCTTCGAAGGTAGTTCGCCTGGAATCTTTACCCAGGCTTATTTCTGGAAAACCAGACCATTTGGCGATTCAATCGCTTTTAGCGAACTAG
- a CDS encoding 1,4-dihydroxy-2-naphthoyl-CoA synthase: MSFEVSEIFDAPSWVVVPGFEQLIDISYHRHESLGLVRIGFSRPEVRNAFRPQTVDELYRALDHARMQSDVGVVLLTGNGPSAKDGGWAFCSGGDQRVRGKDGYEYGDQSSGRLHILEVQRLIRFMPKVVIALVSGWAAGGGHSLNVVCDLSIASKEHGKFKQTDADVGSFDAGYGSAYLARQTGQKFAREIFFLGREYDAQRALEMGVVNAVVPHKDLETTGIEWAKEILGKSPTAIRMLKYAFNAVDDGLVGQQLFAGEATRLAYGTDEAQEGKNAFLEKRKPDWSDYPWHF, encoded by the coding sequence ATGTCTTTTGAGGTTTCTGAGATTTTTGATGCCCCCAGCTGGGTAGTGGTCCCAGGTTTCGAGCAGCTGATCGATATCAGCTATCACCGACACGAATCACTCGGTTTGGTTCGAATTGGTTTTTCTCGCCCCGAGGTTAGAAATGCTTTTCGCCCGCAAACGGTAGATGAGCTATACAGGGCTCTTGACCACGCGCGCATGCAATCCGATGTCGGCGTTGTGCTACTGACTGGAAATGGTCCTAGCGCAAAGGATGGCGGTTGGGCTTTTTGCTCGGGGGGAGACCAGCGGGTTCGCGGCAAGGACGGTTATGAATATGGGGATCAGTCCTCGGGTCGCTTGCATATCCTCGAGGTGCAGCGGCTGATTAGGTTTATGCCTAAAGTCGTGATAGCTCTAGTTTCTGGTTGGGCGGCTGGCGGCGGGCACTCCTTGAATGTGGTTTGCGATCTTTCAATCGCATCCAAGGAGCACGGTAAATTCAAGCAAACCGATGCCGATGTCGGTTCCTTTGATGCCGGTTATGGATCGGCCTATTTGGCAAGGCAAACGGGTCAGAAATTCGCCCGAGAGATCTTCTTTTTGGGCCGTGAATACGATGCGCAACGCGCGTTGGAGATGGGTGTAGTCAACGCCGTGGTGCCGCATAAAGATTTAGAGACGACCGGTATTGAGTGGGCTAAGGAGATTCTAGGTAAGTCACCCACTGCAATTCGCATGCTGAAGTATGCCTTTAACGCTGTTGATGACGGCTTGGTTGGTCAGCAACTGTTTGCCGGCGAAGCAACTCGCTTGGCCTATGGCACCGATGAGGCCCAGGAAGGCAAGAACGCCTTTTTAGAAAAGCGCAAACCAGACTGGTCAGATTACCCCTGGCATTTCTAA
- a CDS encoding o-succinylbenzoate synthase: protein MPQDLITDIAVVRIPMLTTFRGLAFREMLIFRGSERFSEFSPFLEYEDQESAIWLKSSLSWANDPLPKAIRSKIPINATLPAVSADQVERVLQGFGDFESVKIKVAETGQDFSQDLERIHKVRELYPTAKFRIDANGGYSVAQALELAKLMAGSNLEYLEQPVATIPEMVELHDLIAKADLEVKIAADESIRKAQDPLEVARLGACDIAVIKVAPMGGVEKALEIANKSGLEIVVSSALESSIGIAQGLALAASIPTLNYPCGLGTLNLMAGDIVKNPLRTQNGFLEFDVPEIDSEMLEKYRAPKDREEFWIKRLERCLELL, encoded by the coding sequence ATGCCGCAAGACCTGATAACGGATATAGCCGTTGTGAGAATTCCAATGCTGACCACTTTCAGAGGCTTGGCCTTTAGGGAAATGTTGATCTTCAGAGGATCTGAGCGCTTCTCGGAATTCTCCCCATTTTTAGAATATGAAGATCAAGAGTCAGCTATTTGGCTAAAGAGCTCCTTGAGCTGGGCCAATGACCCTTTACCAAAAGCCATCAGATCAAAGATTCCAATTAATGCAACTCTCCCGGCAGTATCCGCCGATCAAGTCGAGAGGGTTTTGCAGGGCTTCGGAGATTTTGAATCGGTAAAAATAAAGGTCGCAGAAACGGGTCAGGATTTCTCCCAAGATTTAGAAAGAATCCACAAGGTTCGCGAGCTCTACCCAACTGCCAAATTCCGAATAGATGCCAATGGGGGCTACTCAGTTGCCCAAGCCCTCGAACTAGCAAAGCTGATGGCGGGCTCGAACCTCGAATACCTCGAACAACCGGTAGCCACAATTCCAGAAATGGTCGAGCTTCATGACCTCATAGCTAAAGCCGATCTTGAGGTAAAGATTGCGGCAGATGAGTCAATTCGAAAGGCCCAAGATCCACTAGAGGTAGCCAGACTTGGGGCATGTGACATAGCTGTCATCAAGGTGGCTCCTATGGGTGGTGTAGAAAAGGCGCTAGAAATTGCCAATAAATCCGGCTTGGAGATTGTGGTGAGCTCCGCACTGGAATCCTCCATCGGAATTGCGCAAGGCTTGGCACTGGCCGCATCAATCCCAACCCTCAATTACCCTTGCGGGCTTGGGACGCTAAACCTAATGGCTGGGGACATTGTGAAGAATCCACTTAGAACCCAAAACGGATTCCTCGAATTCGATGTCCCCGAGATCGATTCAGAAATGCTCGAAAAATACCGAGCACCAAAGGATCGCGAAGAGTTTTGGATTAAACGCCTAGAGCGCTGTTTAGAGCTTCTATAG